The proteins below come from a single Ruegeria sp. THAF33 genomic window:
- a CDS encoding DUF4159 domain-containing protein produces the protein MTVLAGIGFTAPWVLLGLLTLPILWLILRAVPPAPIRRLFPAVTLLLGLKDDESVSDRTPWWLLLLRMLAAAAIIIGLAGPVLNPSRDETGTGPLLLVLDASWAGAARWPATLDQIDTQLSEAGRAGRTVAILRLTEPETPVFQAAEAWRGRLPGLTPNPWQPNADQIAQTIAALNAVDGGFDTHWFSDRLDYADHAELVSSLQARGDVTVYQAASRPVAIRPAAYQDGLIQLTVQRAGLGPEDRVTVLAQGRDPAGTARVLHSVDLTFEAGETTAQADLALPSELRARITRFEIQGQRSAGAVTLTDDSLRRREVALIAGTRNREGLELLSPLHYLTQVLVPTADFVDGGLLEVLPANPDVIVLSDVAQMSEPEEAALIEWVEQGGLLLRFAGPRMAASDLGRDTEDTLLPARLRSGGRSVGGAMSWGEAKTLAPFPESSPFFGLDIPKDVVVSTQVMAQPDPNLADRVIASLSDGTPLVTRKALGLGQVVLFHVTADAEWSSLPLSGLFVEMLDRLAVASAAKSRQESQLQGTTWEPVQIMDGFGALSDAGTLAGVDGVQLISGRIGPDLRPGLYESGKQKLALNVVSEETELRPVTWPANVPIKGQEVSTETPLGGLLLSLAMILLTVDVIASLALSGRLGLARTAAAALAAFLLVPDVQAQTPEDTEFALAATHELVLAHVLTGETQVDDIAEAGLRGLAQTLFFRTSVEPADPIGVDLERDELAFFPLLYWPITPNQPQPSAEAYIKLNAYLRSGGMILFDTRDADIAGFGASSPNGRKLQQLAGPLNIPALEPIPRDHVLTRTFYLLQDFPGRYSGAEVWVEAAPGDAEQIEGMPFRNLNDNVTPVVIGGNDWAGAWAVDRNGQALLPVGRGYAGERQRELANRFGVNLVMHVLTGNYKSDQVHVPALLDRLGQ, from the coding sequence ATGACGGTTCTGGCGGGCATCGGCTTTACCGCGCCATGGGTGTTGCTGGGTCTTCTGACTCTGCCGATCCTGTGGCTGATCCTGCGCGCGGTTCCGCCGGCACCGATCCGCCGCTTGTTCCCGGCGGTCACGCTGCTGTTGGGCCTGAAAGATGACGAAAGCGTATCCGACCGCACCCCATGGTGGCTGCTGCTGCTGCGGATGCTGGCGGCGGCTGCGATCATCATCGGGCTGGCAGGGCCGGTTCTGAACCCGTCACGGGATGAAACCGGAACCGGGCCGCTGCTGCTGGTGCTGGACGCCAGTTGGGCCGGAGCCGCGCGCTGGCCGGCGACACTTGACCAAATCGACACGCAACTGTCGGAGGCCGGGCGCGCGGGCCGAACGGTTGCAATTTTGCGCCTGACAGAACCTGAAACACCGGTATTTCAGGCTGCGGAAGCGTGGCGCGGGCGTTTGCCTGGGCTGACCCCGAACCCCTGGCAGCCGAATGCAGATCAGATTGCTCAGACCATTGCCGCGTTGAACGCCGTTGACGGCGGATTTGATACCCATTGGTTCAGTGACAGGCTGGACTATGCAGACCACGCTGAACTGGTGTCCAGCCTTCAGGCGCGCGGAGATGTGACGGTCTATCAGGCGGCCTCCCGGCCCGTTGCGATCCGGCCTGCGGCCTATCAGGACGGGCTGATCCAATTGACGGTCCAGCGCGCGGGCCTCGGACCGGAAGACCGCGTGACGGTATTGGCGCAAGGCCGTGATCCGGCGGGCACGGCCCGGGTGCTGCATTCGGTCGACCTGACCTTTGAAGCCGGCGAAACCACGGCGCAGGCCGATCTGGCGCTGCCGTCGGAATTGCGCGCCCGTATCACGCGGTTTGAAATACAGGGCCAAAGGTCCGCCGGGGCCGTGACTTTGACCGATGACAGTCTGCGCCGGCGCGAGGTTGCGCTGATTGCCGGAACCCGCAACCGTGAAGGGCTGGAGCTGTTGTCACCCCTGCATTACCTGACGCAGGTCCTGGTCCCGACCGCGGATTTTGTCGATGGCGGCCTGCTTGAGGTTCTGCCCGCCAACCCGGATGTGATCGTCCTGTCGGACGTGGCGCAGATGTCGGAGCCGGAAGAGGCCGCTTTGATCGAATGGGTCGAACAGGGCGGGCTTCTGCTGCGTTTTGCCGGTCCACGCATGGCGGCCAGCGATCTGGGCAGGGATACCGAAGACACCCTGTTGCCGGCGCGGCTGCGCAGCGGTGGGCGATCCGTCGGCGGTGCGATGAGCTGGGGCGAAGCCAAGACGCTGGCTCCATTCCCCGAGAGCTCTCCGTTTTTTGGCCTGGATATCCCAAAGGACGTGGTTGTTTCGACCCAAGTCATGGCGCAACCAGACCCTAACTTGGCGGATCGCGTGATTGCTTCGCTGTCCGACGGAACTCCGTTGGTGACACGCAAGGCTTTGGGGCTTGGGCAGGTGGTGCTGTTTCACGTCACTGCGGATGCCGAATGGTCCAGCCTGCCGTTGTCGGGCCTGTTCGTCGAGATGCTGGATCGTTTGGCCGTGGCTTCGGCGGCCAAGTCGCGGCAAGAATCGCAACTGCAAGGCACCACGTGGGAGCCGGTTCAGATTATGGACGGGTTTGGCGCCCTGTCAGATGCCGGAACCCTGGCCGGTGTGGATGGCGTTCAGCTGATCTCGGGCCGGATCGGGCCAGATTTGCGTCCGGGTCTCTATGAAAGCGGAAAGCAGAAGCTGGCATTGAACGTGGTCTCGGAAGAAACCGAGCTGCGCCCGGTGACCTGGCCCGCCAATGTGCCGATCAAAGGGCAGGAGGTCAGCACGGAAACCCCGCTTGGTGGCCTGTTACTAAGCCTCGCAATGATCTTGCTGACGGTTGACGTGATTGCCTCGCTGGCCTTGTCGGGCAGGCTGGGTCTGGCGCGAACGGCGGCTGCCGCGCTGGCCGCTTTTCTGCTGGTGCCGGACGTACAGGCGCAGACGCCGGAGGATACCGAATTTGCCCTTGCCGCAACGCACGAGCTTGTGCTGGCGCATGTGCTGACCGGTGAGACGCAGGTGGACGATATTGCCGAGGCCGGATTGCGGGGCTTGGCGCAAACCCTGTTCTTTCGCACCTCTGTCGAACCGGCGGACCCAATCGGCGTTGATCTGGAACGAGACGAGCTGGCATTCTTTCCGCTTCTCTACTGGCCCATTACGCCGAACCAGCCGCAACCTTCGGCCGAGGCGTATATCAAACTGAACGCCTATTTGCGTTCGGGTGGGATGATCCTGTTTGATACGCGCGATGCGGATATTGCCGGTTTCGGCGCATCCAGTCCGAATGGCCGCAAGTTGCAGCAACTGGCCGGACCGTTGAATATCCCTGCATTAGAGCCGATTCCCCGCGATCACGTCCTGACCAGAACATTCTATTTGCTCCAGGATTTCCCGGGCCGCTATTCCGGCGCAGAAGTCTGGGTCGAAGCTGCACCCGGGGATGCAGAACAGATCGAAGGGATGCCTTTCCGAAACCTCAATGACAACGTGACACCGGTGGTTATCGGCGGCAATGACTGGGCCGGGGCCTGGGCCGTGGATCGCAACGGCCAGGCCCTTTTGCCTGTCGGTCGTGGGTATGCCGGGGAACGGCAACGCGAACTGGCCAATCGTTTTGGCGTCAATCTCGTGATGCACGTGCTGACCGGGAATTACAAATCCGATCAGGTCCACGTGCCCGCCCTTTTGGACAGGTTGGGACAATGA
- a CDS encoding DUF58 domain-containing protein, which produces MNAELTLRERSEAEASRLPPLLARAEHLAGTVLLGDHGRRRSGMGDDFWQYRPAQVGDSRRMIDHRRSARGDQQFVREREWQIAQSVMLWVDQGASMRFASDKTLPTKADRARLLGLATSILLVRGGERVGLTGTTLPPRRGNAQIIRLAQAWTEDDQADYAPPEHRAMIPHARAVFISDFLGPMDEVELALTKAADRGVRGVVLQVLDPGEESFPYRGRTIFESVGGSVRHETLKAAELRDRYLERLAHRKDALRQLCRATGWQLGLHHTGDSAQAALLWLYRALDGGTR; this is translated from the coding sequence GTGAATGCCGAGCTGACCCTTCGCGAGAGATCCGAAGCCGAGGCATCACGGCTGCCGCCCCTCTTGGCGCGGGCCGAGCACTTGGCCGGAACCGTTCTGCTGGGCGACCACGGTCGACGGCGGTCCGGGATGGGGGATGATTTCTGGCAATACCGCCCGGCGCAGGTCGGCGACAGCCGTCGCATGATCGATCACCGCCGCTCGGCGCGGGGGGATCAGCAGTTCGTACGTGAACGGGAATGGCAGATCGCGCAATCCGTGATGTTATGGGTCGATCAGGGGGCTTCGATGCGGTTTGCGTCCGACAAGACCCTGCCGACCAAGGCGGATCGCGCCCGGCTGTTGGGGCTGGCGACATCCATCCTTCTGGTGCGCGGCGGTGAACGCGTAGGTCTGACCGGCACCACCTTGCCGCCCCGGCGCGGCAATGCGCAGATCATCCGGCTGGCGCAGGCCTGGACCGAGGATGATCAAGCGGATTACGCCCCGCCCGAACACCGCGCCATGATCCCTCATGCCCGCGCCGTGTTCATCTCGGATTTTCTGGGCCCCATGGATGAGGTTGAACTTGCCCTGACCAAAGCCGCCGACCGTGGCGTGCGCGGCGTGGTTCTGCAAGTGCTGGATCCGGGTGAAGAGTCGTTTCCCTATCGCGGACGCACCATTTTCGAAAGCGTCGGAGGGTCTGTCCGACACGAAACGCTCAAGGCCGCCGAGCTGCGGGACCGTTATCTGGAACGCCTGGCGCACCGCAAGGACGCGCTGAGGCAACTGTGCCGAGCGACGGGCTGGCAACTGGGCCTGCACCACACGGGCGACAGCGCACAAGCGGCTCTTTTATGGCTTTATCGGGCCTTGGATGGGGGCACGCGATGA
- a CDS encoding MoxR family ATPase codes for MTEPADLVAEIEALENKLQEAKASITRRFIGQERVVDLTLTALLCGGHALLIGLPGLGKTRLVETLSTVMGLHGSRIQFTPDLMPADILGSEVLDTADDGSRHFRFIPGPIFCQLLMADEINRASPRTQSALLQAMQERTVTVAGEDRSLGTPFHVLATQNPIEQEGTYPLPEAQLDRFLVQIDVEYPDRQTERDILLATTGVEEEEAHQIFSKEELLAAQVLLRRMPVGESVVELILDLVRAFRPEEPGVSERVAETVAWGPGPRAAQALMMTVRARAMLQGRLAPNAEDVLDMARPVLSHRMALNFAARARGDSLAELIDSTAVGLIRTEAAA; via the coding sequence ATGACCGAACCTGCCGACCTCGTAGCCGAGATCGAAGCGCTGGAAAACAAGCTGCAAGAGGCCAAGGCCTCGATCACCCGCCGCTTCATCGGGCAGGAGAGGGTCGTGGACCTGACGCTGACCGCACTTTTGTGCGGCGGCCATGCCCTGTTGATCGGTCTGCCGGGTTTGGGCAAGACACGCCTGGTCGAGACTCTGTCGACGGTGATGGGCCTGCATGGCAGCCGCATTCAGTTCACGCCCGACCTGATGCCCGCCGATATTCTTGGGTCCGAGGTTCTGGACACTGCCGACGATGGCAGCCGGCATTTCCGGTTCATTCCCGGCCCGATCTTCTGTCAGTTGTTAATGGCGGATGAAATAAACCGGGCAAGCCCGCGGACACAATCGGCACTGTTGCAGGCGATGCAGGAACGCACCGTTACCGTGGCAGGTGAAGATCGTTCATTGGGTACGCCGTTCCATGTGCTGGCAACGCAAAACCCGATCGAGCAGGAAGGCACTTATCCGCTGCCCGAAGCCCAGCTTGACCGGTTCCTGGTGCAGATTGACGTCGAATATCCCGACCGTCAGACCGAGCGGGATATTCTGCTGGCCACGACCGGGGTTGAAGAGGAAGAGGCGCATCAGATTTTCAGCAAGGAAGAGTTGCTGGCTGCGCAGGTCTTGTTGCGCCGGATGCCGGTCGGAGAATCCGTCGTTGAACTGATTCTTGATCTGGTGCGGGCCTTCCGCCCCGAAGAACCCGGTGTGTCCGAACGGGTTGCCGAAACCGTGGCCTGGGGTCCGGGCCCCCGTGCCGCGCAGGCGCTGATGATGACGGTGCGGGCGCGTGCCATGTTGCAGGGACGCCTGGCACCAAATGCCGAGGATGTTCTGGATATGGCGCGCCCGGTGCTCAGCCACCGGATGGCACTGAACTTTGCGGCAAGGGCGCGTGGTGACAGCCTTGCAGAGCTGATTGACTCGACCGCTGTCGGGCTGATCCGGACCGAGGCCGCGGCGTGA
- a CDS encoding DUF1285 domain-containing protein, translating to MSGQKPVKPSPDGLAASVKAAKTNGLPPVHLWNPPFCGDLDIKIAKDGTWSYLGSPINRFELVKLFSSILKKEDGKYFLVTPVEKVGITVEDAPFVAVDFDRDGDGKNQSLTFTTHVGDRAVAGVDHPIRIVIDPETDEPSPYILIRDNLEARIDRKSFYRLVEIGTHHDGWFGVWSGGQFFGLIPSADLS from the coding sequence ATGAGCGGACAAAAACCTGTGAAACCGTCGCCAGATGGTCTGGCGGCATCGGTCAAAGCGGCCAAAACCAACGGTTTACCGCCCGTTCACCTCTGGAATCCTCCGTTTTGCGGCGATCTGGACATCAAGATCGCAAAAGATGGCACATGGAGTTATTTAGGCTCACCCATCAACCGTTTCGAGCTTGTGAAGCTTTTTTCCTCAATTCTTAAGAAGGAAGACGGCAAGTACTTCCTCGTCACCCCGGTCGAGAAGGTGGGAATCACTGTCGAAGACGCGCCGTTTGTCGCTGTGGATTTCGACCGGGACGGGGATGGAAAGAACCAGTCCTTGACCTTCACAACCCATGTTGGCGACCGGGCCGTGGCCGGAGTTGATCATCCGATCCGGATTGTTATCGACCCTGAAACAGACGAACCCTCACCCTACATATTGATCCGCGACAACCTCGAAGCTCGGATAGACCGCAAAAGCTTTTACCGCCTCGTCGAGATCGGAACGCACCATGACGGCTGGTTCGGTGTTTGGTCAGGCGGGCAGTTCTTTGGCCTGATCCCCTCAGCCGACCTGAGCTGA
- a CDS encoding DMT family transporter produces MSPDPVRGNSLSAPTGQHSALSGNGLAVASMLTWAAGFPAAEVLLQTWPPVALLAARLALAVLVMVPVWVILDGPRRVVSARWGHAMTVGGLGIGLGMFLLILAQKLTDPVTVAIIVSCAPLVATLLELAAGTRRLKWNFALGVAVSIVGGLIATSALAPAQLGLGAACAVGSTVLFCWASMATARDFAELSQTGRTTITFVGGLAMASLLVFGSAQFGLDVMPATAFDMQQAGMLMIYALISMGLSQVFFITSVGKLGVALASFHINVAPFYVMLIMLMLGDEWNWTRALGASIVAMAVVLAQDRAPRSAQVG; encoded by the coding sequence ATGAGCCCAGACCCCGTCCGCGGGAACAGCCTTTCTGCGCCGACGGGACAGCATTCTGCCTTGTCCGGTAACGGGTTGGCCGTGGCTTCGATGCTGACATGGGCGGCCGGGTTTCCGGCGGCCGAGGTGCTGTTGCAAACATGGCCGCCCGTCGCCCTGTTGGCCGCGCGACTGGCGCTGGCCGTGTTGGTGATGGTGCCGGTCTGGGTGATTCTGGACGGGCCGCGCCGGGTTGTTTCAGCCCGCTGGGGTCATGCAATGACCGTCGGCGGCCTTGGAATCGGGTTGGGAATGTTCCTGTTGATCTTGGCGCAAAAGCTGACCGACCCGGTGACGGTGGCAATCATCGTCTCTTGCGCACCTTTGGTGGCCACATTGCTTGAATTGGCTGCTGGCACACGCCGGTTGAAGTGGAATTTTGCGCTGGGCGTAGCTGTATCGATTGTCGGCGGGTTGATCGCCACCAGCGCCTTGGCCCCGGCCCAGTTGGGTCTGGGCGCGGCCTGTGCGGTTGGATCAACGGTGCTATTTTGCTGGGCCAGCATGGCAACCGCCCGGGATTTTGCCGAACTGAGCCAGACCGGGCGCACCACGATCACCTTTGTCGGAGGGCTGGCCATGGCATCGCTGCTGGTTTTCGGATCGGCGCAGTTTGGTCTGGACGTGATGCCTGCAACTGCGTTCGACATGCAGCAGGCAGGCATGCTGATGATCTATGCGCTTATCTCCATGGGTCTCAGCCAGGTATTTTTCATCACCTCCGTCGGTAAGCTGGGCGTTGCGCTGGCCTCTTTCCACATCAATGTTGCCCCGTTTTACGTGATGCTGATCATGCTGATGCTGGGGGACGAATGGAACTGGACTCGGGCATTGGGTGCGAGCATTGTTGCAATGGCTGTCGTGCTGGCACAGGATCGCGCGCCACGGTCAGCTCAGGTCGGCTGA
- a CDS encoding hydroxypyruvate isomerase family protein has translation MPKFAANISLLFAELPYLDRFQAAADAGFQAVEILFPYELAAKETRRALLANGLELVLINAPPPNYTGGAPGYAAIPGGASRFQSDIRRVLRYAQVLRPGFIHIMSGYAAGTDALDCFVQNLQWAADFAPQQTFTIEPLNPMSQPGYFLNDYNLATEVLGRVDRPNVGLQYDSFHAHMIHGDALAVWERFHPSVVHAQIGAAPERSEPGRGPTDFAQLFAAMDDAGYSGWVSAEYAPSTARTDATLAWMRR, from the coding sequence ATGCCAAAATTCGCCGCGAATATCTCATTGCTCTTTGCCGAACTTCCGTATCTGGATCGGTTTCAGGCAGCGGCAGATGCCGGGTTCCAGGCGGTCGAGATCCTGTTTCCGTACGAACTTGCTGCAAAAGAAACCCGGCGTGCCTTGCTGGCCAACGGGCTCGAACTGGTTCTGATCAACGCGCCCCCGCCGAATTATACCGGTGGCGCACCGGGTTATGCCGCCATCCCCGGCGGTGCGTCCCGGTTTCAGTCTGATATCCGCCGCGTTCTGCGCTACGCTCAGGTGCTGCGGCCGGGCTTCATTCATATAATGTCCGGATACGCAGCCGGGACGGATGCGTTGGACTGCTTCGTGCAAAACTTGCAGTGGGCCGCCGATTTCGCACCGCAGCAGACATTTACGATCGAACCCCTCAATCCGATGTCCCAACCCGGCTATTTCCTGAACGACTATAATCTGGCGACCGAGGTACTGGGCCGCGTGGATCGCCCGAATGTCGGTCTGCAATATGACAGTTTTCACGCACATATGATCCACGGCGACGCGCTGGCCGTCTGGGAGCGTTTTCACCCCAGTGTTGTCCACGCCCAGATTGGGGCCGCCCCCGAACGTTCTGAACCGGGACGCGGGCCTACGGATTTCGCGCAGCTTTTCGCGGCAATGGATGATGCTGGTTACAGCGGTTGGGTCAGCGCCGAATACGCGCCTTCGACGGCTCGAACGGATGCGACCCTGGCTTGGATGCGACGTTAA
- a CDS encoding DUF2798 domain-containing protein, producing the protein MIPARFAHAIFGLIMSGLMSCIVTGIATVKAVGFHPETLGDWMASWAFCWPIAFTVILVLGPSVKRMVEGWVRPQS; encoded by the coding sequence ATGATTCCTGCCCGCTTTGCCCATGCCATCTTTGGACTGATCATGTCAGGACTGATGTCGTGCATTGTCACCGGGATCGCTACGGTCAAGGCAGTGGGGTTCCATCCTGAAACGCTTGGTGACTGGATGGCGTCCTGGGCCTTTTGCTGGCCCATCGCGTTCACGGTGATCCTGGTCCTAGGACCTTCGGTTAAACGTATGGTCGAAGGGTGGGTCAGGCCACAGAGCTGA
- the polA gene encoding DNA polymerase I, translated as MSNFGKGCHLHLIDGSAFIFRAYHALPPLTRKSDGLPIGAVSGFCNMLQKYVEGNTGPDAPTHVAVIFDKGSHTFRNDLYDLYKANREAMPEDLRPQIPLTREATKAFNIACKELEGYEADDIIATLTVQAREAGGRVTIVSSDKDLMQLVGDGVEMLDAMKNKRIDRDGVIEKFGVAPERVVDVQALAGDSVDNVPGAPGIGVKTAALLIKEYGDLETLLDRAEEIKQPKRRQTLIEKRDQIELSKKLVQLDENTPLDFTLDDLEVREPDAETLLGFLADMEFRTLTKRIADKLGAEAPAIADAPAPAAKEVEAETIPFDAAKYECVRDAAALQKWIDQAHERGWIAVDTETTGLNEMIADLVGISLCVEAGEACYIPLTHRDGAADDLFGSDALAEGQMPLDEALTLLKPVLEDPSIIKIGQNMKYDAKIFRRHGIDVAPIDDTMLMSYAMHGGEHGHGMDTLSERYLGHTPIPIKPLLGSGKSAITFDKVPIDEATAYAAEDADITLRLWQLFKPQLHRVQVTTVYETLERPLVPVLAEMEMHGIKVDRDVLSRMSNAFAQKMAGLEAEIHELAGENFNVGSPAQLGEILFDKMGLEGGKKGKTGKYSTGADILEDLATEHELPRRVLDWRQLSKLKSTYTDALQTHINPDTGRVHTSYAITGANTGRLASTDPNLQNIPVRTEEGRRIREAFVAEPGNVLVSLDYSQIELRILAHIADISTLKQAFADGLDIHAMTASEMFDVPLDEMTPDIRRQAKAINFGVIYGISGFGLARNLRIPRAEAQGFIDRYFERFPGIRQYMDDTVAFAKEHGYVQTLFGRKIHTPEINAKGPHAGFSRRAAINAPIQGTAADVIRRAMVRMPGAINGLPAKMLLQVHDELLFEVAEDSVDPLIDVAREVMEGASDPAVKLDVKLSVDAGQGANWAEAH; from the coding sequence ATGAGCAATTTCGGAAAAGGATGTCACCTGCATCTGATCGACGGATCGGCCTTTATTTTCAGGGCCTATCACGCGCTGCCTCCGCTAACCCGCAAGTCGGATGGTCTGCCGATTGGGGCGGTGTCCGGGTTCTGCAACATGCTTCAGAAATATGTCGAAGGGAACACCGGGCCGGATGCGCCAACCCATGTGGCGGTGATTTTCGACAAGGGGTCGCACACATTCCGGAATGATCTGTACGACCTGTACAAGGCCAACCGCGAAGCGATGCCCGAGGACCTGCGCCCGCAAATTCCACTGACCCGCGAGGCGACAAAGGCGTTCAATATCGCCTGCAAGGAACTCGAAGGCTATGAGGCCGACGACATCATCGCCACCCTGACCGTGCAGGCGCGCGAGGCTGGGGGCCGCGTGACCATCGTAAGTTCCGACAAGGATCTGATGCAGTTGGTCGGTGACGGTGTCGAGATGCTGGATGCGATGAAGAACAAGCGTATCGACCGGGACGGGGTGATCGAGAAGTTTGGAGTTGCTCCTGAGCGCGTTGTGGATGTTCAGGCGCTGGCGGGGGATTCCGTTGACAATGTGCCGGGTGCTCCGGGAATCGGGGTCAAGACGGCGGCGCTGTTGATCAAGGAATACGGTGATCTGGAAACACTGCTGGACCGGGCCGAGGAAATCAAACAGCCCAAGCGCCGGCAGACCCTGATCGAAAAGCGCGATCAGATCGAACTGTCGAAGAAACTGGTACAGCTGGACGAGAACACACCGCTGGATTTCACGCTGGATGACCTTGAAGTGAGAGAGCCCGATGCAGAGACCCTGCTGGGTTTTCTGGCGGATATGGAATTCCGCACACTGACCAAACGGATCGCCGACAAGCTGGGGGCCGAAGCACCGGCCATCGCCGACGCTCCGGCGCCTGCGGCCAAGGAAGTTGAGGCCGAGACGATCCCGTTTGACGCGGCAAAGTATGAATGTGTCCGTGATGCAGCGGCTTTGCAAAAATGGATCGATCAGGCCCATGAACGAGGCTGGATCGCTGTTGATACCGAAACCACCGGTCTGAATGAAATGATCGCCGATCTGGTCGGTATTTCGCTGTGTGTCGAGGCTGGCGAAGCCTGTTACATCCCGCTGACCCACCGTGATGGTGCGGCGGATGATCTGTTCGGGTCGGACGCGCTGGCTGAAGGGCAAATGCCTCTGGATGAGGCGCTGACGCTGCTGAAGCCGGTGCTTGAGGACCCCTCGATCATCAAAATCGGGCAGAACATGAAATACGATGCCAAGATTTTCCGGCGTCACGGTATCGATGTGGCCCCGATCGATGATACGATGCTGATGTCCTATGCCATGCATGGCGGTGAGCATGGGCACGGCATGGATACGCTCTCGGAACGGTATCTCGGCCATACGCCGATCCCGATAAAGCCGCTGCTGGGGTCAGGCAAATCTGCGATCACCTTCGACAAGGTGCCGATCGACGAGGCCACCGCCTATGCCGCCGAGGATGCGGATATAACGCTGCGCCTGTGGCAACTGTTCAAACCGCAGCTCCACCGGGTGCAGGTGACGACTGTCTACGAGACGCTCGAACGACCACTTGTGCCGGTTCTGGCCGAGATGGAGATGCATGGCATCAAGGTCGACCGCGACGTGCTGAGCCGTATGTCGAACGCCTTTGCCCAGAAAATGGCCGGTTTAGAGGCTGAAATCCACGAGTTGGCGGGTGAGAACTTCAATGTCGGCTCACCCGCGCAGTTGGGTGAGATCCTGTTCGACAAGATGGGCCTGGAAGGTGGCAAGAAGGGCAAGACCGGCAAGTACTCGACCGGGGCTGATATTTTGGAAGATCTGGCGACCGAGCATGAACTGCCGCGCAGGGTGCTGGATTGGCGCCAGTTGTCCAAGCTGAAATCAACCTATACCGACGCGCTTCAGACCCATATCAACCCCGACACGGGCCGGGTGCACACGTCTTATGCCATCACCGGGGCGAATACCGGGCGTCTGGCCTCGACCGACCCCAATTTGCAGAATATCCCCGTGCGCACCGAGGAGGGCCGCCGCATCCGCGAGGCCTTTGTCGCCGAGCCGGGCAATGTTCTGGTCAGCCTCGACTACAGCCAGATCGAGCTGCGCATCCTGGCGCATATCGCCGACATTTCGACCCTGAAACAGGCCTTTGCCGACGGGCTGGACATCCACGCCATGACCGCGTCGGAAATGTTCGACGTGCCGCTGGACGAGATGACGCCGGACATCCGCCGTCAGGCCAAGGCGATCAACTTTGGTGTGATCTATGGCATCTCGGGCTTCGGACTGGCGCGCAACCTGCGCATCCCGCGGGCCGAGGCACAGGGTTTCATCGACCGCTATTTCGAACGCTTTCCGGGCATTCGCCAGTATATGGATGACACGGTGGCATTTGCCAAAGAGCACGGCTATGTCCAAACTCTGTTCGGGCGCAAGATCCACACGCCCGAAATCAACGCCAAGGGGCCGCATGCAGGATTCTCGCGCCGGGCGGCGATCAACGCGCCGATTCAGGGCACGGCGGCGGATGTGATCCGGCGCGCGATGGTGCGGATGCCGGGTGCGATCAACGGGCTGCCCGCCAAGATGCTGTTGCAGGTCCATGACGAACTGTTGTTCGAAGTCGCCGAGGATTCCGTGGATCCGCTGATCGACGTGGCGCGCGAGGTGATGGAGGGTGCCTCGGACCCGGCGGTGAAACTGGATGTGAAGCTGAGCGTGGATGCTGGCCAGGGTGCGAACTGGGCCGAGGCGCACTAG
- a CDS encoding zinc-finger domain-containing protein, protein MTIEAPETKIVETARVACDGGEGALGHPRVWLQIPEDTGWVECPYCDCKYVLKGREQG, encoded by the coding sequence GTGACCATCGAAGCGCCGGAAACCAAGATCGTCGAAACCGCCCGTGTCGCCTGTGACGGCGGCGAAGGCGCATTGGGCCATCCGCGCGTCTGGCTGCAAATCCCCGAGGATACAGGCTGGGTCGAATGCCCGTATTGCGACTGCAAATATGTGCTGAAGGGCCGTGAACAGGGCTGA